A portion of the Acidisarcina polymorpha genome contains these proteins:
- a CDS encoding MFS transporter, which translates to MKWHNYFRSISSAQRHAFFACLLGWTMDAFDFFILVFCVSAIARDFHARVPAVTQAIFLTLAFRPVGALLFGALADRYGRRPALMINIGCFSVLELACAFAPSLHVLLILRALFGVAMGGEWGVGAALALESLPKESRGFFSGLLQEGYALGYLLAALAYTLLFHFIGWRGMFIVGAAPAVLVAYIGLKVEESPVWVEGRIRQAAATVRPTFGANLRRYGLTFLFLILLMTGFNGFSHGTQDLYPTFLEHDHLLSPAATGSIAIVYTIGMILGGITVGTLSERFGRKPAIIGAVLLSIPIIPLFALSHPLWLLIPGAFLMQFMVQGAWGVIPAYLSELSPEPVRATFPGLAYQLGNLITSRNSVLQAEAAVRFGGYRKVLALTVLIGAVYLALVTSFGRESRGADLSAS; encoded by the coding sequence ATGAAATGGCATAACTACTTTCGCTCCATCAGCAGCGCCCAGCGCCACGCCTTCTTCGCCTGCTTGCTCGGTTGGACGATGGATGCGTTCGACTTCTTCATCCTGGTCTTTTGCGTTTCCGCGATCGCCAGGGACTTTCATGCCCGTGTGCCGGCGGTCACCCAGGCAATTTTTCTCACTTTAGCGTTTCGTCCAGTTGGCGCTTTGCTCTTCGGTGCGCTTGCGGACCGCTATGGGCGGCGTCCTGCCTTGATGATCAACATCGGCTGCTTCTCGGTTCTGGAACTGGCCTGCGCCTTTGCTCCGTCTCTCCATGTTTTGCTCATTCTGCGAGCGCTGTTTGGGGTCGCCATGGGCGGCGAATGGGGAGTAGGAGCGGCCCTCGCCTTGGAGAGTCTGCCGAAGGAGAGCCGCGGTTTCTTCTCCGGTCTGTTGCAGGAGGGATATGCTTTGGGCTATCTTCTCGCTGCTCTCGCCTACACTTTGCTCTTCCACTTCATCGGATGGCGCGGCATGTTCATCGTAGGGGCGGCGCCGGCCGTGCTGGTCGCCTATATCGGCTTGAAGGTGGAAGAATCCCCGGTCTGGGTGGAAGGACGGATTCGACAGGCCGCCGCCACGGTTCGGCCCACCTTCGGCGCCAACCTCCGGCGTTACGGGCTCACGTTCCTGTTTCTCATTTTGCTGATGACCGGCTTCAATGGCTTCTCCCATGGAACTCAGGACTTGTACCCCACTTTCCTGGAGCATGACCATCTGCTCTCACCGGCCGCAACCGGCAGCATCGCCATCGTCTACACCATAGGCATGATCCTTGGCGGGATTACGGTCGGCACACTTTCAGAGCGGTTTGGCCGCAAACCTGCAATCATCGGCGCCGTTCTGCTTTCGATTCCCATCATCCCCCTGTTTGCGCTCTCCCATCCCCTGTGGCTTCTCATTCCAGGAGCATTTCTCATGCAGTTTATGGTCCAGGGAGCCTGGGGAGTGATCCCTGCCTACCTGAGTGAACTCTCACCCGAACCCGTGCGCGCCACCTTTCCAGGCCTGGCCTACCAATTGGGCAACTTGATCACGTCGCGCAACTCGGTCTTGCAGGCTGAGGCTGCGGTTCGCTTCGGCGGATACCGAAAGGTCCTTGCCCTGACCGTGCTGATCGGCGCGGTCTATCTGGCGCTGGTTACCTCGTTCGGACGGGAATCTCGAGGGGCCGATCTGTCCGCCAGCTGA
- a CDS encoding carboxypeptidase regulatory-like domain-containing protein, with protein MRLRIVFLALAGSLTATGQDSGSGIQLFAMGQSPLPVQGEQKPHTVQGTVVNSVTGEPIYRALVQVGGEFATLTDHEGHFEFNDVTSPAIPAWAMKPGYFAENRFQRSSPGAQSNNDPVVVKLVPEAVISGTVTGQDGSPLEGIHVQLKTLTVSNGLNRWVQRQGTTTNSEGRFRFYELPAGKYALSTGFHLDGLPDSQTAVAYVPAQYPEAGGATEASAIVVAPGDHREATLSPNVEKLYPVTGTVSGYGESRNVSFHIETASGEEITPIVRFFAHTGEFRLMLPGGAYMVTATAYQQGMRGRGQLESTRAITVPEGPVSGVGFTLEPAANIPVDIELTTVNQPAEGSVQQPPSPNIALVNVDPHSPYSMLFAAPLHHGDSYEVPGGPGPRQFESVPPGRYTLFSTPDGGWYVASAYCGSVDLTREELVVTGGAAGCSIRIVLRNDSGSVHVSVRDPRADNGQPQSGAAVYLLPLGDFIRQEVQIPSNALSADSTMTGVAPGRYLAVALDHPQELAYHDLEALRRYAPLGQEVTVTPNGKADVEVNLVNGEP; from the coding sequence ATGCGCCTCCGCATAGTTTTCCTTGCCCTTGCTGGTTCTCTGACTGCGACTGGACAGGATTCTGGCTCTGGAATCCAACTTTTTGCGATGGGACAAAGTCCCCTACCAGTACAGGGGGAACAAAAGCCGCACACCGTCCAAGGGACAGTCGTCAACAGCGTGACGGGAGAACCGATTTACCGGGCTCTGGTGCAGGTTGGAGGAGAGTTCGCGACGCTGACCGACCACGAAGGTCATTTCGAGTTTAACGATGTCACCTCGCCCGCAATTCCAGCCTGGGCGATGAAACCCGGATACTTTGCCGAAAACCGCTTTCAACGCTCGTCTCCGGGGGCTCAGTCGAACAACGATCCCGTAGTGGTAAAGTTAGTGCCCGAGGCGGTGATCTCAGGCACCGTTACCGGCCAGGATGGCAGCCCGCTCGAAGGCATCCATGTTCAATTGAAGACTCTGACCGTCTCGAACGGACTGAACCGCTGGGTGCAGCGTCAGGGAACCACGACCAACTCCGAGGGCCGGTTTCGCTTCTACGAACTCCCTGCCGGTAAATACGCGCTTTCTACCGGTTTTCATCTGGACGGTCTACCCGACTCCCAAACCGCCGTCGCCTACGTGCCGGCGCAATATCCGGAGGCTGGTGGCGCGACCGAGGCATCCGCGATCGTCGTCGCTCCGGGAGATCATCGCGAAGCCACCCTCAGCCCCAACGTGGAAAAACTCTATCCGGTTACCGGAACAGTCAGCGGATACGGGGAGAGTCGAAACGTCAGCTTCCATATCGAAACCGCGAGCGGTGAAGAAATTACTCCCATAGTCCGTTTCTTCGCGCATACCGGGGAGTTCCGTTTGATGCTTCCCGGCGGCGCATACATGGTGACGGCAACCGCCTACCAGCAAGGGATGAGAGGTCGCGGACAACTTGAATCGACGCGGGCGATCACCGTACCAGAAGGTCCGGTTAGCGGCGTCGGCTTTACCCTGGAGCCAGCTGCAAATATCCCCGTCGATATCGAACTGACGACCGTCAATCAACCCGCGGAGGGCTCCGTACAACAGCCTCCTTCCCCGAACATCGCACTCGTCAATGTCGATCCGCATTCTCCGTACTCGATGCTCTTCGCGGCGCCGCTTCACCATGGCGATTCCTACGAAGTTCCCGGCGGGCCGGGGCCGCGCCAGTTTGAAAGCGTACCGCCAGGACGCTATACGCTGTTCTCGACGCCGGATGGCGGTTGGTATGTGGCATCGGCCTACTGCGGGAGCGTCGATCTGACCCGGGAAGAACTGGTCGTCACCGGAGGAGCGGCGGGATGTTCGATCCGGATCGTGCTGCGGAATGATTCCGGATCCGTCCATGTATCTGTGCGAGATCCGCGCGCCGATAACGGTCAGCCTCAATCAGGCGCGGCGGTCTACCTGTTGCCGCTCGGAGACTTCATCCGCCAGGAAGTCCAGATTCCATCGAATGCTCTCTCTGCGGACTCTACGATGACCGGAGTCGCTCCAGGCCGTTATCTAGCCGTGGCCCTGGATCATCCTCAAGAGTTGGCCTATCACGACCTGGAGGCGCTCCGCCGCTATGCCCCACTTGGCCAGGAGGTGACCGTAACTCCGAACGGAAAGGCCGATGTTGAAGTCAATCTGGTGAATGGCGAGCCATGA
- a CDS encoding carboxypeptidase-like regulatory domain-containing protein produces the protein MIATPRKWVKLFPGCLHLSRVLSEMAVAFTVIALIAMPPGIAQQPPTAPARATNRPAASGYRITGKVVDAHSGAPLSRCSVQIADVKERTQSRTLISGDDGSFAFNDVPPGKYSLTAQRRGYLTQAYEEHDDFSTAIAVGPSLEPENLVFQLTAEAVLAGTIVDEAGDPVRGAQIRLFEDQDNSGRRSTVQRQAVMSDDRGAYEIAGIKPGAYFLVVTARPWYAQRLQRTTSGAQEDQANSEASESQALDVAYPTTFYPGVTDEDSATPIPVKGGERLEANLTLSPQQALRLRVNLPSGESRRGTSVMLSQSLFGQVEPSPTQMTFGPDGTVEVDGILPGHYDVAVSRFGGEGQRASDPKHFEADVSGGATELAEDTGIGEVSLTGKVASGTGKLPSPAGISFRSSHGHRQEFAALSDAGEFTISLQPGTYEVIGNVTGMYIAGLTANGASLTGRMLTLKAGDTPKLTIIAGSGEGEVEGVALRSGKPASAVLVLLAPLDPKNNEILFRRDQSDSDGTFDLQNVVPGHYRLLAIEKGWELEWANPAVLEAFWAKSVPVEVKPGDHLKQPVEVQSR, from the coding sequence ATGATTGCCACTCCCCGCAAATGGGTGAAGCTCTTCCCGGGCTGCTTACATCTTTCTCGCGTTCTCAGCGAAATGGCCGTGGCCTTTACAGTAATTGCGTTAATCGCAATGCCGCCCGGCATTGCGCAGCAGCCACCAACGGCCCCTGCCAGGGCGACGAACCGCCCCGCCGCCAGCGGCTACCGGATCACTGGGAAAGTCGTCGATGCACACTCCGGCGCGCCGCTCAGCCGGTGTTCCGTCCAGATCGCCGACGTCAAGGAACGCACTCAGTCGCGCACCCTGATCTCCGGGGACGATGGCAGCTTCGCCTTCAACGACGTGCCTCCCGGAAAGTATTCGCTCACCGCTCAACGCCGCGGTTACCTCACCCAAGCCTATGAAGAGCACGACGATTTTTCGACTGCCATCGCCGTCGGCCCTAGTCTCGAACCGGAGAACCTGGTCTTCCAGCTGACTGCCGAAGCCGTGTTGGCCGGCACCATTGTCGACGAAGCAGGAGATCCGGTCCGGGGAGCGCAGATCCGGCTCTTCGAAGATCAGGACAATAGCGGCAGGCGCAGCACCGTGCAGCGGCAGGCAGTGATGAGCGACGACCGCGGCGCTTATGAAATTGCCGGAATCAAACCGGGCGCCTATTTCCTGGTGGTGACCGCGCGACCCTGGTATGCGCAGCGGCTTCAACGAACAACGAGCGGCGCTCAGGAGGACCAAGCTAACAGCGAGGCTAGCGAGTCTCAGGCGTTGGATGTGGCATATCCCACCACTTTCTACCCCGGCGTGACCGATGAGGATTCAGCAACGCCTATTCCGGTCAAAGGTGGCGAACGGCTTGAGGCGAACCTGACTCTGTCGCCTCAACAAGCCTTGCGGCTGCGAGTGAATCTTCCATCAGGGGAAAGCCGGCGCGGCACCTCCGTGATGCTCTCCCAGTCTCTCTTCGGGCAGGTAGAACCCTCCCCCACGCAAATGACTTTTGGCCCTGACGGAACCGTGGAAGTCGACGGCATTCTGCCCGGACACTACGATGTCGCAGTAAGCCGGTTTGGGGGTGAGGGGCAGCGGGCTTCAGACCCTAAGCACTTTGAAGCGGATGTGAGCGGGGGAGCCACCGAGCTCGCTGAAGACACCGGGATCGGAGAAGTCAGCCTCACCGGCAAGGTCGCCTCCGGCACCGGCAAGTTGCCATCGCCAGCAGGAATATCATTCCGGTCCTCGCATGGACACCGTCAGGAATTCGCCGCCTTGAGTGATGCTGGAGAGTTCACCATCTCCCTCCAGCCGGGAACTTACGAAGTCATCGGTAATGTCACCGGCATGTATATCGCTGGACTCACCGCCAACGGAGCCTCCCTCACCGGCCGTATGCTGACCCTGAAAGCCGGCGACACCCCGAAACTCACGATCATCGCCGGGAGCGGCGAAGGCGAGGTCGAAGGGGTCGCCCTTCGCAGCGGCAAACCGGCAAGTGCGGTCTTAGTGCTGCTTGCTCCCCTCGACCCCAAGAACAACGAGATTCTCTTTCGCCGCGATCAGTCCGACTCGGATGGCACATTCGATTTACAAAATGTCGTTCCCGGGCACTACCGTCTTTTGGCGATCGAAAAAGGCTGGGAGCTCGAATGGGCGAATCCCGCCGTCCTCGAAGCTTTCTGGGCAAAGAGTGTTCCCGTCGAGGTCAAGCCCGGCGATCACCTGAAGCAGCCGGTCGAGGTGCAGTCTCGCTGA
- a CDS encoding PadR family transcriptional regulator, whose product MFEEVFAREVEEARSRHCGSGSGFGRGRHCGDKHFRGRHSEAGADFGGRHFGGRFRGRVFDNGDLRFVILKLIADKPRYGYDIIKAIEERLGGSYAPSPGVVYPTLTLLEELGYVTVTTGEGTKKLHTITPEGTAALETNKAAVDGLFERMDQAGAAFGRGRAPQIMRAVENFRMALRLKTSQGSLSEEQVRKIVEAIDAAARQVEQS is encoded by the coding sequence ATGTTTGAAGAGGTATTTGCAAGAGAAGTAGAGGAAGCACGCAGCCGGCATTGTGGATCAGGGTCCGGATTCGGTCGCGGACGTCATTGCGGTGATAAACATTTTCGTGGACGGCACAGCGAAGCTGGCGCCGATTTTGGCGGGAGACACTTCGGCGGCCGGTTTCGCGGAAGAGTCTTCGACAACGGGGACCTGCGTTTTGTGATCCTGAAGCTGATTGCCGACAAGCCTCGCTATGGCTACGACATTATCAAGGCCATTGAGGAGCGGCTTGGCGGTTCGTACGCGCCCAGTCCCGGAGTCGTCTATCCAACCCTAACGCTGCTCGAGGAGTTGGGCTACGTCACCGTAACCACTGGCGAAGGCACGAAGAAGCTGCATACCATCACGCCTGAAGGGACAGCGGCGCTTGAGACGAACAAGGCCGCAGTGGATGGTCTCTTCGAGAGAATGGACCAGGCCGGTGCTGCTTTTGGCCGGGGTCGCGCTCCGCAGATCATGCGGGCGGTGGAGAACTTCAGAATGGCGCTGCGGCTGAAGACTTCGCAGGGATCACTCAGCGAAGAGCAAGTTCGGAAGATCGTTGAGGCGATCGACGCAGCGGCGCGCCAGGTGGAGCAGAGCTAG
- a CDS encoding tetratricopeptide repeat protein, with the protein MPFLKSQLVLTPEERSQKRKVVLRDTIALLTLLVVTAALFTGTVFLFRSFTNLRSRLAKRWLARGEAALHNGHPELAVEDLRSALAYSPGQRTIEVELAEALAGAGRTQEATSYFNTLWEAEPGSGIINLQLARLAARQNNQDEALEHYRASIYGTWEGDGTTRRREVRLELIDYLIGMRRDEQARSELLIAVGNAPDDIPTRLEIAALMEKAGDPASASQIYKKILQHGAPNLAALEGAGRTAFALGNYAQARDYLEKALNHPAIATQSAQARQDLRDLLEEAVQILLLYPSPSLSTRAQAERVLRDRNLVFDRLGACGVSLPGKPGGQITGPLIGPVMDKWTQLPNWANLTVARLQKDEALRQQVLDLVYETVNAADRDCPTPTAENALLSRIAKNPGAVEAQ; encoded by the coding sequence ATGCCGTTCTTGAAGTCGCAACTCGTGCTCACTCCGGAAGAGCGTTCGCAAAAACGAAAGGTAGTACTCAGGGATACAATCGCGCTACTCACTTTGCTGGTGGTCACTGCGGCGCTGTTCACAGGGACCGTCTTCCTGTTTCGCTCCTTCACGAATTTGCGCTCCCGTTTAGCCAAGCGCTGGCTTGCCCGAGGCGAAGCAGCCCTGCACAATGGCCATCCCGAGCTGGCAGTGGAAGACTTGCGGTCGGCTCTCGCGTATTCTCCCGGTCAGCGAACCATTGAGGTTGAGCTGGCAGAGGCGCTGGCGGGAGCCGGGCGGACGCAAGAGGCAACGTCCTACTTCAATACTCTCTGGGAGGCTGAGCCAGGCAGCGGAATCATCAATCTCCAGCTCGCCAGACTCGCGGCCCGTCAAAATAATCAAGATGAGGCGCTGGAACACTACCGCGCCTCGATCTACGGGACCTGGGAAGGCGATGGAACGACAAGGCGCCGCGAGGTCCGCCTTGAGTTGATCGACTATCTCATCGGCATGCGGCGCGACGAGCAAGCACGCAGTGAATTGCTGATTGCCGTCGGCAACGCTCCAGATGATATTCCCACACGGCTCGAGATCGCTGCGCTCATGGAGAAGGCAGGCGACCCCGCCAGCGCTTCTCAGATCTATAAAAAAATCTTGCAGCACGGCGCTCCCAATCTGGCTGCTCTCGAAGGCGCCGGAAGGACCGCATTCGCTTTAGGAAACTATGCTCAGGCGCGCGATTATCTGGAAAAAGCGCTCAACCACCCGGCGATCGCGACCCAATCGGCTCAAGCTCGCCAGGACCTGCGCGATTTGCTAGAGGAGGCGGTGCAAATCCTGCTGCTTTACCCATCCCCATCACTAAGCACCCGCGCTCAGGCGGAGAGAGTGCTACGTGACCGTAACCTCGTCTTCGACAGACTCGGCGCTTGCGGTGTGTCACTTCCCGGGAAGCCCGGGGGGCAGATCACCGGCCCCCTCATCGGTCCGGTGATGGATAAATGGACACAATTACCGAACTGGGCGAATCTCACCGTTGCCCGTTTGCAAAAAGACGAAGCCCTTCGTCAGCAAGTACTCGATCTGGTTTATGAAACCGTCAACGCGGCGGATAGGGACTGTCCTACACCTACTGCGGAGAATGCCTTGCTAAGCCGAATCGCTAAGAATCCCGGAGCAGTGGAAGCCCAATAA
- a CDS encoding chloride channel protein, whose product MAEKTIAEDLAPPPAEDRPAPRLHLAKLAPNREDRLFLVLSIFIGVISGLLVVCFRVVIEWIKILGLGSAPHAGQYRLLYIPAIAGIIVGAMVQWIFPQARGSGVNQTKAALYIYNGYISFKTMIGKFLTAAIAIGGGHSLGPEDPSLQIGAGVASIVSRHLNLSRERLRLFAPIGAAAGLAAAFNAPISAILFVIEEVIGKWSAAVLGSIVLSAISSVVVMRQFWGSEPMFRIPSVTLRDPRELIAYAVLGVFGGVASLILSKALGWLRPRLRNLPRQSHIFQPAIAGLLVGLIGFYGFPQVMGPGYEVIDQAAHGQFTWTFLLILAMLKILATTLSFSSGTPGGMFAPTLFIGAMLGASVGTFEKLVFHQLTGGIGSYALVGMGVLFAGFIRAPLTSVFMVLEVSGNYSIILPVILANTIAYLLSRVLTPVPIFEVFTHQDGLDLPSMEEQREESARHIEDALRPVDVPVVSASDTLARAAAKLRERTGESPTREPSVLLVKFDDGSWYVLRVSELDEALATLREDTAVKDVLRPERAPVLFPDLPLDSTLPHFARWPLLPVRNRAVKGLLEGLVTSEDVLKTYQQG is encoded by the coding sequence ATGGCTGAAAAAACTATCGCGGAAGATCTGGCGCCGCCCCCGGCGGAGGACCGTCCAGCTCCTCGCCTGCATCTCGCAAAACTCGCGCCCAATCGCGAAGATCGACTATTTCTGGTGCTCTCGATCTTCATCGGAGTCATCTCCGGCCTGCTGGTGGTCTGTTTCCGGGTCGTGATTGAGTGGATCAAGATTCTCGGTCTCGGATCGGCTCCCCATGCCGGCCAATACCGCCTGCTGTACATTCCCGCGATCGCCGGTATCATCGTCGGCGCCATGGTGCAGTGGATCTTTCCCCAAGCCCGCGGCAGCGGCGTCAACCAGACAAAAGCGGCCCTCTACATCTACAACGGCTATATCTCCTTCAAGACGATGATCGGCAAGTTCCTCACCGCCGCTATCGCCATTGGCGGAGGCCACTCGCTTGGTCCCGAAGACCCGTCGCTGCAGATCGGCGCCGGGGTCGCCTCGATCGTGAGCCGGCATCTCAATCTCTCCCGCGAGCGGCTCCGGCTCTTTGCCCCGATTGGCGCCGCCGCCGGGCTCGCTGCCGCGTTTAACGCGCCCATCTCAGCCATCCTGTTCGTCATTGAAGAGGTCATCGGCAAGTGGAGCGCGGCCGTTCTCGGCTCGATTGTGCTCTCGGCAATCTCTAGCGTCGTGGTGATGCGTCAGTTCTGGGGTTCGGAGCCGATGTTCCGCATTCCCTCCGTCACTCTTCGCGACCCGCGCGAGTTGATTGCTTACGCCGTGCTCGGCGTCTTCGGCGGGGTTGCGTCGCTCATCCTCTCGAAGGCCTTGGGGTGGCTCCGGCCCCGGCTACGCAATCTCCCCAGGCAAAGCCATATCTTCCAACCCGCCATCGCGGGTCTGCTGGTTGGACTGATCGGTTTCTACGGGTTTCCTCAGGTCATGGGGCCAGGATATGAGGTCATCGACCAGGCTGCGCATGGACAATTCACCTGGACGTTCCTCCTGATCCTGGCCATGCTGAAAATACTGGCGACTACGCTTTCCTTTTCCAGCGGAACACCGGGCGGTATGTTCGCGCCGACGCTCTTCATCGGGGCCATGCTCGGCGCTTCGGTCGGCACCTTTGAAAAGCTTGTCTTTCATCAGCTCACTGGCGGCATCGGCTCCTACGCTCTGGTGGGGATGGGAGTGCTCTTCGCCGGGTTCATCCGGGCCCCGTTGACCTCGGTCTTCATGGTGCTCGAGGTGAGCGGCAACTACTCCATCATTCTTCCCGTGATTCTGGCGAACACGATCGCATACCTCTTGTCGCGAGTCTTGACGCCGGTACCCATCTTCGAAGTCTTCACTCACCAGGACGGCCTCGATCTGCCATCCATGGAGGAGCAGCGCGAGGAAAGCGCCCGGCACATTGAAGATGCTCTGCGGCCCGTCGATGTGCCGGTGGTGAGCGCCTCCGACACGCTGGCCAGAGCAGCGGCAAAGTTGCGGGAACGAACCGGGGAGTCCCCAACGCGCGAGCCCAGCGTCCTTCTGGTGAAGTTCGACGATGGTTCCTGGTATGTGCTTCGCGTCAGCGAGCTGGACGAGGCGCTGGCCACGCTGCGCGAAGACACCGCCGTCAAGGATGTTCTCCGCCCGGAACGGGCGCCGGTCCTCTTTCCCGATCTGCCGCTCGACAGCACTTTGCCGCACTTCGCGCGCTGGCCGCTCTTGCCGGTGCGCAACCGCGCTGTAAAAGGGCTCCTGGAGGGCCTGGTGACCTCGGAGGATGTGTTGAAGACCTACCAGCAGGGGTAA